From the genome of Aerococcus sanguinicola:
ATCGTCACTCTCTTGGTAAGAGAAAGCTTGAATTTCAATATCATCGCTGTCCCCTAAACCTGCTGGATAGAGCAGGACATAGGATTTACCAAAATCATCTGATTCGAAAGTAAATAGAATCTCATAGAGGCTCTCATTGCCCTCTTCATCATAAATGGTAATTAATTCTTTATTTTCTTCACTGGCCATTATTTCTCACGCTCTTTCTTGGTCTAAGTAGGTCTGTAAGATAAGAACTGCAGCAAGCTTATCGATCACCTGCTTGCGCTTCTTACGGCTCACATCCCCTGCTTCAATTAACATCCGTTCAGCCTGCATGGTCGTCAAACGCTCGTCTAAATAAACAACTTCTAGGTCAAAGTGTTGCTTCACCCTATCGCCATAAGCGCGTGAAGCTTCCGCACGGGGGCCTTCTGAATTATTCATATTTTTGGGTAGACCAATCACGACCTTGGACGCCTGGTAGCTGTCAATCAACTCACCCAAACGGTCTAAGCCAAATTCCTCTTGGTCTTCATTAATCTGAATGATCTCTAAACCTTGGGCAGTCAGTCCAAGGGGGTCGCTAACAGCGACCCCCACAGTTCTTGAACCAACATCTAATCCTAAATACCTCTTCATTAGACCTCGCGCCCACTCTTTTCCATATAACTGCGAATTAATTCTTCAATAATCTCGTCACGTTCATGATAACGAATTAGGTTGCGGGCCTGGTTATGCCGAGGAATGTAAGCTGGGTCTCCAGACAAGAGATAGCCTACAATCTGACTACTTGGATCATAGCCTTTTTCTACAAGTGCATCATATACGATATCCAGTGTTTCACGAACATTTTTTTCTTTATTCTCATCAAACTTGAAAAGAACTGTTTCATCTTTGACACTCATACCTTATCGCACCTCCAAATCTTTTAACATCATTTTAACCAAAATCTGACAGAAGTACAAGAAGCTAGCCCCTATGTAATCAAAACTTAAACTTGGGTTAACACCTTCTTCACCTCAGCTAGGGCATCAGGAATCCCCGCTGGGTTCTTACCGCCGGCTTGGGCCATGTCTGGACGGCCGCCACCACCCCCGTTAATCTTAGGCGCAATTTGCTTAATAATATCGCCTGCTTTGAGGCCCTTGTCGACCAAGTCCGCCTTAACAGCGACTAAGAGATTAGCCTTGCCCTTGTTTGAAGTAGCGAGAACGAGAAGGTCGGAGTCTGTTCTTTGCTTCCATTCGTCCGAAATCTTCCGTAGGTCGTCCATGTTGCGGTTAGGTAATTCTTGGGCGATCAGACGGATACCAGCTACTTCTTCTACATCTTGGAAGATATCCTTGGCTGCTTGGGCATTGGCCTTGGCATGGAGGGATTCAATTTCCTGGCTCATTTCTTTGTTTTGGCTTTCTAATTGTTTAATCCGATTTAAGATGCCATCTCTTTCCTTGGCCTTGCTTTCCACGCGAATATCTTCCAATAAGTCTTCTAAGCCCTGGAAGTATTGGATGGCAGCCTTAGAGGTTAGGGCTTCAATCCGGCGCACACCAGAGCCGACACCTGTTTCACTGGTAATCTTGAAGAGGCCGATCTCAGCGGTATTCTTCACATGGGTCCCCCCGCAGAGCTCAATCGACCAGTCCGCTACCTTGACCATGCGGACTTCATCCAACTTGTCATACTTGTCGGTAAAGAGGGCCATGGCTCCTTCTGCCTTAGCTGTATCAGCATCTGTAATCACCGTCTTCACAGGAATCGAATCATAAATTTTTTGGTTAACCTCATCTTCAATAGCTTGAAGTTGGTCCGCTTCGATGTGACCAAAGTAAGTAAAGTCAAAACGGAGGTAGCGGTCGTCTAAGAGAGAGCCCGCTTGGTTAACCTGGTCACCTAAGATATCCTTCAAGGCTTGGTGGAGCAAGTGGGTGGCTGTATGGTTCTTACGGATCAAGCTGCGACGCTCCTTGTCCACCACTAAGCGCACCTCTTGGTTGAGATCCAAGGACTGAATGGTTTCAATTTCATGCAGGTTCTGGTCATTAGGGGCGTGTTGGACATCCGTGACATAGGCCAATAATTCACCCGCTGGACTGTAAATGACACCAGTATCCCCGACCTGGCCCCCACGTTCGCCGTAGAAAGGTGTCTTGTCAGCGACTAAGTAGGCGACGCTATCAGCGGGAACATGGTCCACCAATTGGTCCTCATAAACTAGCGCATTGATCTGACCCAGGCTTTCTGTTTCTTGGTAGCCAGTAAACTGACTCGGCACGTCGAGCTCAGAAAGGACGGTCGATTGGACAGCCAAGCCCCCCATTTGTTTGCGGGCAGCCCGAGCTCGTTCACGTTGGGCTTGCATTTCGTCATTGAAACCTTGCTCATCAATGCCAAGGCCTTCTTTTTCCAAGAGCTCTTCGGTCAGTTCCAGTGGATAGCCGTAAGTATCATAGAGCTTAAAGGCATCTTGGCCGGAAAGGACCGTTTGATGATTTTCTTTGAGGGCCTGAATCATGTCATCGAGGATGGCTTGGCCTTCTTCAATGGTTTCTTGGAAGCGTTTTTCTTCCTGGCTGATGATGCTTTCGATGAAGTCTGCCTGTTGGCCAATATTTGGATAGTGGCTCCCCATCACTTCAGCCACAACGGGAACCAATTGGGCCAAGAAGGCTTCCTTAATCCCAAGTTGTTTAGCGTACATCACGCTGCGGCGGATTAAACGGCGGAGGATATAGCCCCGACCTTCATTGGAAGGTAAGGCCCCGTCACCGATGGCAAAGCTTACCGCCCGGACATGGTCAGCGATCACTTTGAAAGCCGTATTAATTTCTTTGTTTTCTCCGTAATGGTGGCCGTCAGTCAGCGGTTCAATGGCCTTAATAATCGGTACGAAGAGGTCGGTTTCAAAGTTAGTTTCCGTATTTTGGATGACGCTGGTGATCCGTTCTAACCCCATGCCGGTATCAATGTTCTTCTGTTCGAGGGGTTGGTAGCTTCCGTCAGGCATGTGGTTGAATTGAGAGAAAACCACATTCCAAATTTCGAGATAGCGTTCATTTTCGCCCCCTGGATACATTTCAGGATCGTCGTCCGCTAAATCTTGGAAAGCTTGACCCCGGTCAAAAAAGATTTCCGTATCTGGTCCACAGGGGCCTGCGCCTAAGTCCCAGAAGTTATCTTCTACGGGAACAAAGTGGTCTTCACTCAGTTGGGTGGTTTTACGCCAGATATTTAAACTCTCTTCATCGTCTGGATGATAGGTCATGTAGAGGCGGTCTTTGTCTAGTCCCAACCATTTCTCATCGGTAAGGAATTCCCAGGCCCAAGGGAGCATTTCTTCCTTGAAATAGTCCCCAATTGACCAGTTCCCTAACATTTCAAAGAAGGTTTGGTGGCGGGCAGTTACCCCGACATTCTCAATGTCATTGGTCCGGATACATTTTTGGGCATTGGCAATCTTTGGATTTTTAGGTTTTTCTGACCCGTCCAAATAATGTTTCAGGGCGGCTACCCCTGAGTTGATCCATAAGAGGGTCGGATCATCTTGGGGAACCAGCGAAGCGCTGGGATAGATATCGTGGGACTTGCTTTCCCAGAAATCTAAGAATAATTGCCGAATGTCTGCACTAGTTAATTGTTTCATCATATCCTCCTAAAAAAAATAACGGTGCTATTACAATAAAGGGCGCTTGAAACGCGGTACCACCTTTATTGTAATATCACCGTCTTTGATATTACCACTTCATTAGCTTGTTAACGCGAGCGCGGCAAATTTTCATCTGCGATTTTAAGAAGAGAGCGTCCATTGAGGAGTGAACGCTTGCACTATCCGTTCTCGCTAGAAGTCTCATGGATAAATTCTTCTCTAGATTTCAAATCATACTGATTATAATGCGTCTTAGGTCATGCTGTCAAGTCGCGGGCCCATTCTTCTAGAAATCATAGGGACTTAACCCATCCATCCCAATCATCGGGTCAATGGCCTGGCTAGCTACCAAGTCTGGGGTCAGTCGCTTAGGGCCCTGGTCAAGATCGGGGGCCTCGGCTTTTGAGGCTGCTTCTCTAGGGGGCTGTTTGTGTTCAGATTCTATTGCTTCCTTCTGACTCGCCGGAGACTCTTTACCGGCACGAATCAATAGGAAATCATAGAGCTGGGTCTGCCGGCTAGCGCCCTGGTGCTGGATAGCATGGGCAAAGGCCGCCTCTTCCCCGCACATAATCAGAGACTGCTTAGCCCGGGTAATAGCTGTATAGACCAGGTTGCGCTTGAGCATACGTTGGTGCTGGTGGACCAAGGGCAGGATGACAATAGGGAATTCCGAGCCCTGGGCCTTATGGATAGAGGTACAGTAGGCCAGGGTCAGCTGCTTCCAGTCGGTTCGCGTATAAGTCACCTCAACCTCATCGAAGGCTACCACGATTTCATCCGCCTTTGATGCGGTTTCTTTGGCAAAGAAGATGGCCACAATTTCCCCCATATCCCCATTAAAGACATTCTTTTCAGCCTGGTTTTGCAGCTGGAGCACCTTGTCCCCTACCCGGAATATCTTCTCAAAGTAGACCACTTCCCGCCGTCGGTTATCGGGATTGGGGTTTAAGCGCTCTTGGAGGACCTCATTGATGTGGTCGATTCCTGCCTCACCCTTGTACATGGGAGCGAGAACTTGGACATCGCGCAAAAGATAGTCCTTGGCCACGGCACGTTCGGCGATCTGGGCAACGATTTCCGCAATTTGCGCGCTCTGGGCCTTGATAAAGGACCGATCAGCGTGTTGGCGGGTCAGGTCTGGCGAGAGCAGGCCCTGCTTGATCTGGTGGGCCAATTCGGTAATCGAGGAGTCATCACTCTGCCGAAAAATTTCATCCAACTCTCGGGCTGGCGCGACCTGAGCCCTCAAGATGTCAGCCAGCACCTGACCAGGACCAACTGATGGCAACTGGTCCTCGTCCCCGACAAAGATGACCTGCATATAAGGC
Proteins encoded in this window:
- a CDS encoding DUF1292 domain-containing protein, which produces MASEENKELITIYDEEGNESLYEILFTFESDDFGKSYVLLYPAGLGDSDDIEIQAFSYQESDDELNGSLYPIESDEEWNMVEEVLNTFISDEL
- the ruvX gene encoding Holliday junction resolvase RuvX yields the protein MKRYLGLDVGSRTVGVAVSDPLGLTAQGLEIIQINEDQEEFGLDRLGELIDSYQASKVVIGLPKNMNNSEGPRAEASRAYGDRVKQHFDLEVVYLDERLTTMQAERMLIEAGDVSRKKRKQVIDKLAAVLILQTYLDQERA
- a CDS encoding IreB family regulatory phosphoprotein; protein product: MSVKDETVLFKFDENKEKNVRETLDIVYDALVEKGYDPSSQIVGYLLSGDPAYIPRHNQARNLIRYHERDEIIEELIRSYMEKSGREV
- the alaS gene encoding alanine--tRNA ligase; the encoded protein is MKQLTSADIRQLFLDFWESKSHDIYPSASLVPQDDPTLLWINSGVAALKHYLDGSEKPKNPKIANAQKCIRTNDIENVGVTARHQTFFEMLGNWSIGDYFKEEMLPWAWEFLTDEKWLGLDKDRLYMTYHPDDEESLNIWRKTTQLSEDHFVPVEDNFWDLGAGPCGPDTEIFFDRGQAFQDLADDDPEMYPGGENERYLEIWNVVFSQFNHMPDGSYQPLEQKNIDTGMGLERITSVIQNTETNFETDLFVPIIKAIEPLTDGHHYGENKEINTAFKVIADHVRAVSFAIGDGALPSNEGRGYILRRLIRRSVMYAKQLGIKEAFLAQLVPVVAEVMGSHYPNIGQQADFIESIISQEEKRFQETIEEGQAILDDMIQALKENHQTVLSGQDAFKLYDTYGYPLELTEELLEKEGLGIDEQGFNDEMQAQRERARAARKQMGGLAVQSTVLSELDVPSQFTGYQETESLGQINALVYEDQLVDHVPADSVAYLVADKTPFYGERGGQVGDTGVIYSPAGELLAYVTDVQHAPNDQNLHEIETIQSLDLNQEVRLVVDKERRSLIRKNHTATHLLHQALKDILGDQVNQAGSLLDDRYLRFDFTYFGHIEADQLQAIEDEVNQKIYDSIPVKTVITDADTAKAEGAMALFTDKYDKLDEVRMVKVADWSIELCGGTHVKNTAEIGLFKITSETGVGSGVRRIEALTSKAAIQYFQGLEDLLEDIRVESKAKERDGILNRIKQLESQNKEMSQEIESLHAKANAQAAKDIFQDVEEVAGIRLIAQELPNRNMDDLRKISDEWKQRTDSDLLVLATSNKGKANLLVAVKADLVDKGLKAGDIIKQIAPKINGGGGGRPDMAQAGGKNPAGIPDALAEVKKVLTQV